The genome window TCGTACTAGCCTAAATGTTAGTGCTAGCTTTTCAACAGAGGGCTTAAATGAATGCAAGGATTAAGGGTTTTTGTTTGGTTCATCATTTCCACTTTTGGTTGATAGTAAATGATATATGAgcattgaaattttgttttatctGTCTGATTTGGACCCAATGTGTAGTTTTTGATCCTAAACAAAACCAACAAATCTTAATATATTTGGGGTCTTATTACATAAATCTTAAAGACTATAATGTTTACCTGGAACACTCAGAATCTTTTCATTATCAACCCctcttttatgttttaattagttttgTATAATTATCtctaatccttttttttttccaatcttTTAACGTTGTTTATTTGCTCCATTTTTACTGTTGGGTGCATCCTGCTTAACGTGAAAACATGACATTTTTGTACCCCAAAAAAAGCATGACACATTTCTGGTTCAAACTGAGATTGATATAGCTATGTCCCCTGATTTACCACTTTGTGCATCAGTGACAGTGACTGGatgaaaagggaaattttgtaCCAATGGCCAACATGAACTTCAGGCTTTGCATTAGcctaatttggttttttttgatATGATAGGGAGAGAAAGTGACAGGCTGAGTGACATAGCTTTTGTTTGTGCATGCGATGAATATTGAGTTAAACAGTACGAGACTGAAGCTTTATGATCAGCCAGCCAACCTCACCTCTTCATCTCAATACTCTCTTTGCATTTTGGTGAGTAAATATTGTACAAAATTGTGCTTTGATGAAAGCCTCCTTTTGCCACATTCATGGTTTTTTACACAACTCACTCTTCATTTCTGAAGCCAATTACTTCGGTTGCTTATTGTTTGTAGTGCTGAGTGCCCCTATGTTAATGTGACCAAGGTTTGGTCCATTGAGGTTTCAGTTTGTAACTCCTTATTCCTTCCATTGGGCTTTAATTATAACTAAATGGCTACTTTAATTCATGGATCCATATTTTTGGGATTCTAGGATGGACTGAGAGTGATCACCTTTTACTTTAAAAGCCTGAAAAACAACTATTTTGTTTCAGATTTGGGTATTTCAATATGAACTTCTTGCAATAATCACCCACCAAGTACTTGaaccaaaataaatacataaaggGTAAATATACATCCTCCTACCTGGACTTGTCCAATACCTAAATTTGGCATCAAAATTTAATTGGaaacctaaactttttttggttcaaacaagagaaagaaacaaacataaaaattattcataGATAAACTTGAACAAGAAACTAGGTGCCAAAATATacatttacttaaaaaaaatcaagacaTTTATTTGTACACATGCCCATGGCAATTAACAAATGTCATATTTATGTATGAAATATGTAGACGACAAAGTAGTTTGAATATGAAaaatgattgtatgaaactataattaaaattttcaatacgTCATTCCTATATATTTTCAATACGAGAatgacaaattaaattttttttttcttgattttcagCTTTATCCTCCTTTCTTATGTTTAACAATGTGATCCAGACTAGACCACCTCTGAGTATTGATTGATATAACTGCCTTTACAAAGGTGATATTTAACATGAAAATCTGAATTTCATAGTTGAGAAAAACTACAATTTATTgcgtccaaaaaaaaaaagtatatttaaacaACCTGCCAACTACATGTATTGTAAGCAaaccatatttaaaataactataaaatctGCCATTCTCAAAGTTTCAAACTTCAGACAAGGAGTACACTAACACTAGTGCTAAAACTACTGTCCAGCCCTAACCTATCTCTGTTTTCTGCCATACATTTGAACAAGTCTAAGGAAGGATAACGGTGTTTGAGCTTTTACAGTGAAGGTGAAGTCTCTTTCTCAAGCAGCTTTGTCTTCTGTTTGAAGAACAAACATTGGTCATGTTAACATTCATCACATCATGTCAGAAAAAAACACACtatagtgaaaaaaaaaatgaactcaCTTTCAACTTTTCAATTCGTTGAATTGCCTTAGTAACAAATTGCTGGTGGTGTTGAGCTTCAGCAATTAAGTAGATATTCGACACATCTGGACTATATGACCACATCTTCTCCTGAGCTTCATATTTTTTCCGGTTTAGTTCACAGGGTTTTCTCTCAAGAGCCTGCAGGGAAACCAAAATAGTTATGGAAGAGCATAGTTAAGAAAGAGCAGCAAGTTATACAGAGTTTTTGTTTACCTCCAATCTGAACATGCATTGCTTTAACTGCCGATGAAATTGTTCATATGATAAAAAACAGAAAGAATTCtttgtgagaaagaaagaaaagaaaagaaaccatAAATTCATCTGCCTGTGTGTGTAAGCATGCAAATGTGCATGTTTGGAGAGAAAGAGATAGATACAAAGGGACATCAAACCTCTCTATTTTATCCAGTATTTCAGCTTCATACTTCAAATGTTTCAGGCTTTCGTACAAGAACTGTAACCACAGGCAATAACCAGTTAGGATCACTAAAAATTGAAGGCGAGGAGAGAAGAGAAAGAGTTAGACTACCTCTTCATTGTCAAGATGTCTGAAATAAAGCAGAAACACAGACAAGGACCAAACCGTCAGCTTAACTATTTGTGAAACCttttattaaacaaaacaaTAGAAAAGTTTACAACAAAAAGCTTACAACAACATGCATTTATAACttacaaaagagaaagaagtaAATAATAGTAGAATTAATATTGTTCATCACCCTTCCCTTGTGAGTATAGCTGGTCAATCGACCTGTAGGAGAAAACATCAAAAGGGCAACATCAGCACCATATAACGTTGATAATTCAGTGGCCTTCTTGAGAATGCCTTTCCCGCGTTTTGAATAAGCTATTTGACGAGAACAAGGGTTGTCAATTCTCTTGATCAACAGCCTCTTGCGACCCATTATGAAAAGGGAAATCGAATACGAAAATGAAGAAGGAAGAAAACTTGTTGTAGGCTACTATGAGAAAATGGACATTATAGGACAAGGTGGAAGAATATGCATTAAATTCCCGGCCATTCAAGAAGGTCAGATAGTTATTGTAATATGCCAATTGTCAAAAATTCCCTCACTAACGGATTTTTTTAACTCGACTAAGGCTTCAAGAGTAAACTGAAGATGTTAGTATGGCAGTTACACATCGATACAAGTTTGTATTAATCGAAATGAGTTGAAATATCGAAATTTTGGTCAAAACAGTACACAAATTCTTTGATATCAAATTTAGGTCCAAAACAGTTAGTATTGATCGGTGCAACCAGTACTGATACAATTCTGATTACTATGACTAGACAATTAAATAGTATTTCATGAAGAAAATCTGTCTAACCTCCTAGTTGGGATTAGTTCACTTATTAGAAATCATGTGTTGACTAAATTTTTACAAAGTTATTATTGATGAAGTTATATATCATAGAGGGAAAAACGAGAGTGACTCAGATTATTTATATACCCTTAATTCTAAGGATAGAGATTTCTTGTTTAACATATTTAAGAGTAAAAGAAAAGGGTTCCAGTAGTCTAAAACTATGGACTTTCCACTTCCTATAGTAGAATACATGAATCTAATTTGTCTGAGTTAGTGAGTGAGATAGTGgtctttaattttaatgttcatTGTGCGTTGAAAATGggttatttaaaacaattaccTCATATCAGCATATGccatttctattcaaatcaTGCATCATAATCATATTTATAGAAAAAGTCAACTATTCATGATaatttaaaggtaaaaaaaaaacacttaataaaaaaaataaaaaactaattaagcacttaaaaaaattcaacctaTTCAgctttcaattataaaaaaaaaacaatcaattagGCTCTTTTATTAATAGAAATTGTCAGTTGAcccatttaaccattaaatgtGCTTATGTGACAAACGGTGCtatgtaacaaaaaaattaaaatgttacaaaaagTATCACTGATGCTCAGCCTTTGGCACGGAGACCACCTGACGGTTATGATCACAAGCGAGATTAGTACATACCTACTATTTATGCCTTCATACAAAGATCGCCACTGTTATGGGCTGCTTGTGGGATGGCTCGTGGTGCTAAGCTAAGACCTCAAACCTATGTTGtagaatatatgaattattgagTGAGACAAGTTCATTATACGTTGAGAATAGATTGTATGAAATAGTTGCGTCATGTCCGTTCAtgtcatttctattcaaatcaTGAGTCCTAATCATATTTATAGAGAAAAGTCAACTATTCATTACACATCACATGTGATAATTTAAGGCTTAAGGGTCAAAAAAGCCACTagtaaaaagaataagaaaaataaattaagcccTTAAAAAATTCACCCTCAATGacaaaagaaataatcaactagACCCTTCATTTAATGGAAACTGTCAATTGATTGCTTTAACCGTTTAGTGCGCTGTCGTGCAAAGGGTGCTGACATggcaaattttttaaaaaataaaaattataaaaaatattttaaaattgataaatatatttagaatgaaCCTGGACAAcaatttatctaaattcattCAAAATGAGTGCAAgtctataaaataaataatttattaaaatttataaaaaacttTATATgcaaaaaattcaaagaaataaaaaaattaataatttgttaCATTACAACATCTTTGCTTGTAGCACTTCAATATACAGTTCGCAACCACTTTACACAACTCTTTTTCCTTGCATGTCTTTGACAACTGAAATGCTGAAGAGAACTTTGAAATCAAGCTCAAAATGGAGGAAACCGATGAGATTATCACTGATGCTCTACCTTTGGCATGGAGATCGCCTGAAGACTATGATCATAAGCAGGGTCCGTAGTAGTACCCATTGTTTATGCCTTCATACAAATATGGCTCGTGGAGTTAAGACCTCGAACCGATCCTAAATATTTCAGAAAAGTTGATCAGGTtgtttctttgaattttataatttttcataaattattaattttttttcaaattttttacatatttaaatttttataatatattttaatatatttatttatttatttataattttgtactcatcttgaatgaatctagacaaatagttgtttataaattcattgtagatgtatctatatattttatcaattttaaatatttttaataaattattaaaaatttaccataattaatgattaaatggtaaatgaagcacccatttttgttaaaaaagaaGGCAGTAACACCCACCTGACCAAGAAGAACCAATTTACAAATCTCTGAAGTTGTTGGACGGATAACCCATTTTGGGACTCCTTGAGCTTAGCGGCACACgaagaatatataaaagaaattagagaattcgatttattctattttgttattttgttttaatttaagtaaaataatttaaagttattaaaaataaaaaaaaataaatatcacaTTATCAGGAATATAAAATTACGGAAGTGTGGAATTGAAATTACTCATATTTTAGAATGTTTGAAATCCAAGTTGTGCGCATAggataaaaagagaaaatatctcCTACAAAATACTAAAATACTAGAAAAATTGTATCTTACaaaagactaaaatataaataaaaacaataaaaaacacTAGAAATTTAACGAGCTTTAACAAATTACGCCTACATGCTCAAATATATTTCAATGCAAAATGTATAAGTGAAAATTACAAAtagaaaggaagaaaatgacAAATTATGAGATAATTTAAAAGTGGAGAAACCATCTCCTTTTGTAGTGGTAGAAACATTCCACAAccttatattgtttttatatgaGATTGTGCTATTTTAACCATCCAAACAGAAACATTTTATGTCAGAATCTAACATTATCTCTGAAAATGTTACATTTTTGTACAAAAATTCACTAAAACTGAGAAGTTAATCCAATTATGTAATACtatcaaactataataattGTTTACCTAAAATTACTAGTTCCAATTCAACTATATACATgcaacaaattaataaaaaccaaCCATTTATGTTGATGTGATTAaccactaaattaattattcaatttttataaaataatgtgaccaaatttggtaccaattaaACTCATGTTGTTAATGTGATACGGAGTTACTTTTAGGTTCAATGTGCTTcttatatttgacaaaatttatatattttgattacactattaaatttttagtgtttaattgagttttagagttgatttaatgagaatttataattaactactaatattagcaattaattttcatcaaatcaaccaaaaaaatCTGAATTAAATTACATCCATTGGattgtatttgacaaattaaacaaaatgaaacaaattcacaattaatactaatttttttattaacaaaacattaaaaattcaagcctaataatattagtaaatttaacttttattaaatcaacTCTAAAATCTGAATTAagcattatttttatatcaaaatatataatttttttaaatacataatacattaaaaaagtgTGACATCTTAAGCCATACTAATACTATAATTGGACTGGATTGACCAAGGGATATTATGAAACAGAGAGGATGATGGAGAAGAACTTAAGGATGCAAtgatttggtaaaaaaaaaaaagaaaaagaattgttGAAATTATGTTTCTCAATGAAAAATGTGTGTAGTTGTACAGAGAAAATATGagcaaatcatttttttttggtcTCACTTCTTCATTTTACTGTCTCTACTTGGTTTTAATGATGAAAGTTATGGTGATAAGCCTGATGATTCCTGGCAAATACAGATGgtatttgttataattattcaCAAAGTTGgtgattatattataatttataaccatcaaagttttttttatttatttcgactgttagagttgtgtgactcaAATTCTAAGAgtttgcttgcaagtcaagttaaataaaatatatcttttttctagaatatttaatatttatgagtataatatatttagtatttattaaaataatatatttgactttgattagatactatcattcgaatttgacatagtgaattttcttctcttctccccGTGATTTTTTTCCCAAGAgtgtttccacgtaaaaatatgtgaattctttatttttatttatttttttctttgtgatatattgtaATTAGCGACGTTGTATTCTTACATCAACTCCATTCCCAATTATTTTTTTGACCCTTTTCTCTCACTTGAACAAGGAAAACAGCTTTCTTATCAAATTAGCAAGTACACCATCAAAATCATCAACCTTCATGTCTGTTTCTTCACCCCAAGGGAATGGCTCCATTGGCTTGGTTGCTTCCAGTAGATCTTCCATCACCAACTTTGGCTTTGACCGCTCCAATGGACCTATTTGGTGATTGTACATTCCCAGATCTGCACAGTAATCctgagaaagaaaaaacacCAACTTTATCCCCTCAAGGGTATTGTCTATGCATGTATGTAAATGTTTGCTTACTTGATCAGCATGCATTTTCTTCACAAATGTCTTGAATATCTTGAAATTCTTGTCTTTCAAAAGCTCATCTGATAAACGAAGATATGTAACCCCATACATAATTTGCTTTGGCAAACCCTCTCTGCTGATACCACTAGGCCTGGCATTTAACAGCATCTGATTGTAACCATTGCTGTCGTATCTTGATAATGCATTTTCTCCTGCAACTTCAACCTCCTCTCTCCACCCCCCACTCAGAACCTGCAAAACAATGTGCCCATGGATGAATATACTCTGCAATCAGCTTGATATGTACTTCATATGAGTTTGTTTTCCTGCAGAAGAAAATGGTGACCCTATATTTTTACCTGTTGAACAAGTCCCTGAGGTCCACATTTAGCATCAGCTCTTTGTTCTGAGTCCCTCATCTCCAAACatgtgaaattgaaaatagCATAATGCCTTGATAGCATCCTTGCAATAGGTCTATATCCATCTCTATCTTTCAAATTGTAATATCCTGAAGTAAGTTCTGCTGCATGACTAGGAGATTTATACCACCAATGTATTCCAGCTACCTGTTTTTTCAACACAAAAATAAGTAAAAGCTGATAGATTTAAGCCTTTGGTTAAAAATGCTTTTAGTTTAATGATATACTTTTGCAGCTAGCTTCACTTTACACCCCAAGAAAGCTCTATTAGCTTCATCAAGGATCTCATCACCATGGTTTATTAACTTGTTGGAGTACCAAGTCAAGAAAAACTTCCCTTTCTCAGTCATGTATGTCCCATTCAATCCAAAGAACTCCGTGGATCCAGGCGTGTCATTGTATTCCCCGGCATTATCAGGCAATCCCCATTCGGGATGGCCTGCACCCGTTGCTGCTTCTTTGAACTCCGCTTCGAGGTACTTGTCATAGCATTGAAATTCTCCAATGCCAGGGAAAACCCATCCTTGAGTTCCTGTATAAGAGGGATACCTAAGCTCACCCGCAGGACCAAGTCCTACTTCAATATCTATTATGGGCCCTGCTTCTATAAAATCTGACATGTGCTCCCTAAAGCTCTTCATGTAG of Gossypium raimondii isolate GPD5lz chromosome 3, ASM2569854v1, whole genome shotgun sequence contains these proteins:
- the LOC105795996 gene encoding agamous-like MADS-box protein AGL66, which codes for MGRKRLLIKRIDNPCSRQIAYSKRGKGILKKATELSTLYGADVALLMFSPTGRLTSYTHKGRVSQIVKLTVWSLSVFLLYFRHLDNEEFLYESLKHLKYEAEILDKIES
- the LOC105794945 gene encoding beta-amylase, with translation MTSIIRSTQGGCWGSDRLRLRLYGSVFDPAVMPLIDRVESLQGVIRKVKRIEAMGQTGRSNYVDVTKFPKAGTSKLSTDEMPEAPTAPSTYNEKILANYVPVYVMLPLGVISNDNVFEDQPKMEKQLKELRAAGVDGVMVDVWWGIVESKGPKQYDWSAYRSLFALVHECGLKLQAIMSFHRCGGNVGDEVTIPLPQWVLDIGKTDPDIFYTNRKGNRNKEYLTIGVDNQPLFDGRTAVQLYSDYMKSFREHMSDFIEAGPIIDIEVGLGPAGELRYPSYTGTQGWVFPGIGEFQCYDKYLEAEFKEAATGAGHPEWGLPDNAGEYNDTPGSTEFFGLNGTYMTEKGKFFLTWYSNKLINHGDEILDEANRAFLGCKVKLAAKVAGIHWWYKSPSHAAELTSGYYNLKDRDGYRPIARMLSRHYAIFNFTCLEMRDSEQRADAKCGPQGLVQQVLSGGWREEVEVAGENALSRYDSNGYNQMLLNARPSGISREGLPKQIMYGVTYLRLSDELLKDKNFKIFKTFVKKMHADQDYCADLGMYNHQIGPLERSKPKLVMEDLLEATKPMEPFPWGEETDMKVDDFDGVLANLIRKLFSLFK